From a single Oreochromis niloticus isolate F11D_XX linkage group LG3, O_niloticus_UMD_NMBU, whole genome shotgun sequence genomic region:
- the LOC106098672 gene encoding programmed cell death 1 ligand 1 isoform X2: MPGCTALFLSALTVTLFCAAVGQTKFTMSAEQEVYQAEENSNITMTWLLHFDINRPPDFLQINLINVKKKTRVFFYNSETGTEVYPDENYRGRLQCDPQLARKGRLECLLTDLRLNDTGTYHCIVVLNEEASSKTCDLNVTGKRWQLGLPGTSCKKYSSTCR; encoded by the exons ATGCCAggctgcacagctctcttcctCTCAGCATTAACAGTGACTCTCTTCTGTGCTGCAGTCG GTCAGACTAAATTCACTATGAGTGCAGAACAGGAGGTCTaccaagcagaagaaaacagtaACATCACAATGACCTGGCTGCTCCATTTCGACATCAACAGGCCTCCTGACTTCCTACAAATAAACCTcataaatgtgaaaaagaagACACGGGTTTTCTTCTATAACAGTGAGACTGGTACTGAGGTGTATCCAGATGAGAACTACAGAGGACGACTGCAGTGTGATCCACAGCTCGCCAGGAAAGGACGACTTGAATGTCTCTTAACTGATCTCAGGCTCAACGACACGGGGACATATCACTGCATCGTTGTCCTTAACGAAGAAGCTAGTTCCAAAACCTGTGACCTCAATGTTACAG gaaaacgCTGGCAGCTGGGGTTACCAGGGACTTCTTGTAAGAAATACAGCAGCACCTGTAGATAG